One genomic region from Salvia hispanica cultivar TCC Black 2014 chromosome 2, UniMelb_Shisp_WGS_1.0, whole genome shotgun sequence encodes:
- the LOC125204701 gene encoding uncharacterized protein LOC125204701 produces MAFNLPRFIAIRTIGYPDRGHLYYNERARVVELGEQSVFSTLVKIEVERATSNANYVHLRFCHSNRYWSQRVNGNGIVAELKEPVEDTTNRSCTLFEAVQAPGKPAGEFYLNHVQTGGRLFIDPQYWGVFVVVNASSYNFLTFVDWNTLVKLPGHVAFKGDNDRFLRGVSWNRFNYLQFSSNDPNELASGHRVSFMPDGHVRITSDHWGGQFWRRSPNWIWADANQSSLSNRDTHFWPIKVDNNTIALRNAGNDQYCSRLTAENNTDMLNAAVRTITNEARLVVQELVSTRKIYNVVYRMEDARIFGEMPYLAGTTVVTNSSDQEAAMAVEITYQDEKSYTFSRSMSITAGVSTTFSAGVPFIGEGSITTSFEINTTLQWDTTTTTTTSITAKGAVPVPARTTAVIEYVGTRGTCDIPYSYTQQDRDSTNGDVSYTEHVDGIYKGISFYNFNFAIRSTQRLA; encoded by the exons ATGGCCTTCAATCTTCCAAGGTTCATCGCCATTAGAACAATTGGTTATCCTGATAGAGGGCATCTTTACTACAACGAAAGGGCAAGAGTAGTAGAGCTTGGGGAGCAGAGTGTGTTCAGCACGCTCGTGAAGATTGAAGTCGAAAGAGCAACAAGCAACGCCAACTACGTTCACCTCCGATTCTGTCATTCCAACAGGTATTGGTCGCAGAGAGTGAACGGAAACGGCATCGTTGCTGAATTAAAGGAGCCCGTGGAAGACACAACGAATCGTTCATGCACGTTATTCGAGGCGGTTCAGGCGCCTGGTAAGCCAGCAGGTGAGTTTTACTTGAATCACGTTCAGACCGGTGGGCGCTTGTTCATAGATCCGCAGTACTGGGGCGTTTTCGTGGTGGTAAACGCCAGTTCGTACAATTTCTTAACTTTTGTGGATTGGAATACATTGGTGAAACTGCCTGGCCACGTGGCTTTCAAAGGCGATAACGACAG ATTCCTTAGAGGAGTTTCCTGGAATCGGTTCAACTACCTGCAGTTCTCATCCAACGATCCTAACGAGTTGGCATCGGGCCATCGCGTGTCGTTCATGCCGGACGGACATGTCCGGATAACGTCTGATCACTGGGGGGGCCAGTTCTGGAGGCGCAGTCCTAACTGGATATGGGCCGATGCCAATCAATCTTCTCTCTCCAACCGCGACACTCACTTCTGGCCGATCAAAGTAGACAACAACACCATTGCACTCCGCAATGCGGGCAATGACCAATACTGCTCACGTCTGACCGCCGAAAACAATACCGACATGTTAAATGCGGCCGTCCGCACCATCACCAATGAAGCCAGACTGGTGGTGCAAGAGCTCGTATCCACTAGAAAGATCTACAACGTCGTATATCGGATGGAGGACGCCAGGATATTCGGGGAGATGCCTTATCTGGCAGGCACAACCGTGGTTACTAACTCCAGCGACCAGGAGGCTGCCATGGCTGTTGAGATTACATATCAAGACGAGAAATCTTATACTTTTAGCCGTAGCATGTCTATAACTGCAGGGGTGAGCACCACCTTCAGTGCTGGTGTGCCCTTCATCGGGGAAGGATCGATCACAACCTCTTTCGAGATAAACACCACTCTCCAGTGGGACACCACCACGACTACTACCACATCAATTACGGCTAAGGGCGCTGTTCCCGTGCCTGCGAGGACTACGGCTGTGATTGAGTATGTCGGGACTAGGGGCACTTGCGATATTCCTTATTCTTACACGCAGCAAGACAGGGACTCCACCAATGGCGATGTTTCTTACACTGAGCACGTTGATGGTATTTACAAAGGCATCAGTTTTTACAACTTCAACTTTGCTATCAGATCCACTCAGCGCCTCGCCTGA